The genomic window GCGCCTCTGCCAGGCGGGTCCGGGCGTGGGCCCCGACCGCTCCGCGATGGGTCATGACGAAGTCCTCCGCCGCGCCGATCGTCGAGCTCGCGGTGAGGGTGGCCTGGGCCAGCAGCGCCCGGGAGCGCCGTGCCCCCTCCTCGCGCTCCCGTGCGCCCGCCAGGGCCTCGTCCAGGGCCGAGTCCGCCTCCTCGACCCGGCGCAGTGTGTCGATCGGGTCGTACGGCCCGGCCTCGACGGTGCGCCGGACCTCGGCCACCACCGTCTCCGCGCGGGCGATCCGGCCCTGAAGATCTGCTGTGGACACCCCCTGCGCCGTGCCCTTCAGCAGCCCGCGCGCGTCTGCCAGGTCCGTCTCCGTCTCGGTGAGGGCGCCCGGCAGCTTTCCCGCCGCCTCCGCGAGCTCCTGCGCACGCCGGTCGACCGCGTCGATGAGCCGGCCCGCCTGGTCGACCGCGCCCTCCGTGGCGCGGATGTGCACCGCCGCCGCGGCGTTGTCGCCCGTCCCGGTGGACTGCCGTGCCTGCTCCAGTGTGGTGGACGCGAAGAGCAGCCGCTCCTTCGCCTGCGCCACGTCGTTCAGGACGGGTGCGGCGGCCGAGTCCGCGTACCGCTCGCGCATGACCGTGAGCGTCGCCTCCGCCGTGCCGACCCGTCCGTTCAGCTCCTGGTAGGCGGATTCGGCCGCGGCGAGGGCCTGGGGTGCGTTCTCCTCCATCGCGCGCAGCCGGTCGAAGTCCTCCGTCTCCGCGTCCAGCCGCCGATCGGCCTCCGTGCAGCGGGCGACGATCTCGTCCAGCATGCGCCGCCGGGTCGCGTCGTCCTCCGGAAACGCGTCGTCGAGGGCCTGCCGCAGCCGGAAGGCCGTCGTCAGCTCTCCCTGCGCGTGCGCCACGGCCTCCGTGAAGGGCTTCGCGGCCTCCTCGCCGAACTGCGCCGTCGCGAACCCGAGTTCCTCCCTGCTGGTGCGCAGGGCGTCGTCCGTCTGCACGAGCAGGTGCTTGGCCTGTGCGTCCAGCAGGTCCAGATCGGGCAGCTCCTTCGCCTGCCCCGGTGCCGGAGCGGGCTCCTGCGGCCGGCCCCAGCCCTGCCCGCCGCGCGGGGTCGTACCGCTCGTGGCCCGGCGCCTGCGCCGGCTGTAGGCGTACGCCGCCACGGCGCCGGCCCCGCCCAGCACGGCCACCGGCAGGATCAGATCGGTGCCGGAGGCGCTCTCCTCGCCGCCGCCCGGGTCGGCGGCTCCGGGGGTGATGGTGGGCGTCGGGACCGGCCGCCCGGCGAGGACGGCGTCGTAGCCGTTCGCGGCGCCGATGGCGGCGCCCGCCCAGTCGTTCTTCCGCAGCGCCGGCTCGATCGCCGTCTGCGCGACGTCCTCGAGCTGCGTCTGCGTGAGCCGGCCGGACGGATCGGCCGTGTACGCGTACTGCCGGTCGCGGGTGGCGACCGCGAGCAGTACGTCGTTGCTGCCGAGGCCGTTCTTGGCCGCGGTCGCGTCGGCCCAGCTCTGTGCCGAGCGGCCGGAGAAGTCGCGCACGTACACGACGAACAGCTGGATGCGCTGGTCGTCGTAGAGCCGGTCGAGGGCCTGGGTGACCTGGCCCTTCTGGTCGCCGAGCGCGTCGACGCGGTCGGTGATCTGGCCCTCGCGGGAGAGCTGGACCGGATCCTCGGCCTGTGCGCCCTGGGCAGCGGGCAC from Streptomyces sp. FIT100 includes these protein-coding regions:
- a CDS encoding TPM domain-containing protein translates to MTRIATRVLLAVLVAAWWLIVPAAQGAQAEDPVQLSREGQITDRVDALGDQKGQVTQALDRLYDDQRIQLFVVYVRDFSGRSAQSWADATAAKNGLGSNDVLLAVATRDRQYAYTADPSGRLTQTQLEDVAQTAIEPALRKNDWAGAAIGAANGYDAVLAGRPVPTPTITPGAADPGGGEESASGTDLILPVAVLGGAGAVAAYAYSRRRRRATSGTTPRGGQGWGRPQEPAPAPGQAKELPDLDLLDAQAKHLLVQTDDALRTSREELGFATAQFGEEAAKPFTEAVAHAQGELTTAFRLRQALDDAFPEDDATRRRMLDEIVARCTEADRRLDAETEDFDRLRAMEENAPQALAAAESAYQELNGRVGTAEATLTVMRERYADSAAAPVLNDVAQAKERLLFASTTLEQARQSTGTGDNAAAAVHIRATEGAVDQAGRLIDAVDRRAQELAEAAGKLPGALTETETDLADARGLLKGTAQGVSTADLQGRIARAETVVAEVRRTVEAGPYDPIDTLRRVEEADSALDEALAGAREREEGARRSRALLAQATLTASSTIGAAEDFVMTHRGAVGAHARTRLAEAQRRLERSRELAEVDEAQGALIEVQQADALAREAQSLAERDVRSYGNPFGPGGAQGGGGGLGGAVLGGIILGGLFGGGGGHRGGGGFGGGRGGGMGGGGFGGGPGSFGGGGTRGRLGGGGRF